In the Ricinus communis isolate WT05 ecotype wild-type chromosome 3, ASM1957865v1, whole genome shotgun sequence genome, tttcatGTTCTCAATATTGGTCTCTTTTATATGCCATTTATGTGAACCTGATATATTCTTAGTACTTTACAGTTGTTTCATGTCTTGGACTTCATTTTGTCGTACAGGGTATCAAGGAGGGATGGTATGATGGGGCCAGCATTGCTTTTGCTGTTATTCTTGTCATTGTTGTGACAGGTACAGAGATGCAAGTGCAACCTTTCTCTTAATTGGTTTTGCTTTATGCATAATAGTCTAGTGGAGTCTGATATGTGAAGAAACTTCCTCTATCGCATGGGCAAATGTTCTTGGGACAATTGAGCATTTGATTTCTCACACATGTACAGACTAGTTAATCAATTGTAGATCCATTAAAATACTCTATTACAGCTGTTCATTATCTTAAGAAAAGTAGGGTTGTAATTGGGTATGTGTATTTGAGCTTAATAAAGATCTAGAAGCTTTTATTttgctgatttgagtaaatatACATATTGGCTAGTCTAAGTATGCCAAACTGTTTGCACAAACAAAAACATATGCACATAcatgtttttatcttttaactaTTATGGGAGTATGATAATTTCAAAATGTATATGAAGAGCTTTAATGTTGTGTGAGTTGatgttttgtttttaaattgaGTTTCTTCTTAATGGACAGTGGTCTGATGTCTATCCCACAAGCCCTTAATTGGTTTTGGTCAAggaagattttcttttcttgttaaCATAGAAAGTGCATACTGTGTGGGATAGGGACTTGATGCCTGTATGTAAGTGTTGGTTCAATCCCATAGTTTTCCGCCTCCGAGGGAAGCATCATTTTGGGAGGCAGAGCATCAGGTTTTGAGTTTACTAGCAAGAACTAATTGAGAGACAGAGACCTTTAGAAAGAACTAATTTGAGAGATACAGACTGTAATTCTCTTGAATGCATCTCTCTCATAGTGGATTCTGTAGAGTAGCTGATTTGCTAAACCACCTtatagctttttttttttctttccttatttagCTTTTATCACATAAATATCAGAGACGCTGCTGTATGCAAGCTCCTATTTTAATGCCTAAGGGTCCCTTTGCATGTCAGCAATGTAGGCTGCTTGCATTTTCCTGCAAGCATATTTATCTAAGTTTGTGTGTATTTATACTAGAAACTTCACAGCTGTGGGATTTTGTGTCAATTGTTGCTCCCTTGTTATTGTTCTGATACAAACAAGGGGATAAAGTGGTTGACTGTGGACATGATACCCCATGTATAGCTTATATAATAAGTAATTGTTCTTGTTTGATATCAATGTTCAGAGTTCTTCAACTTCCTATCCCTTTGGCTGGATAGGGTGGAAAGAAGGAATCATAACAGTACAACtagttaaatttcttttatgacaTTTACAAGGAGTAGCATAAATTAATTGACCATAGGGGTATTAAAGAAGATCGGGCTCATTTTGCTCTCCCTTTTTATTACCAATCTGCCCAAATTGCAGGGATTTTTCTTAAGATTGTCCATCGAAAGagataaaatgacatttttcctttattagtTGCTTTTTCTATTTGAGCATTGTAGGTCCCTTCTTCCTGACTTTTTCTCGTTTACAGTTCAGTCCTCCCTTTTCCTCCTCCACCAAATGCAGTGTTACTTCATTTGCTTGCTCCACTAATACATTAATGTCCACAAGATTCTTCTATGATGTGGATAATACTGGTGATGATCAGATAAAAGTGTATCTGTTGAGCTTTCTGCATGTTAATTGATAGTCAAGTCTCGCTTTCTATTCTagtcattatttttttgttctttgttaaaCAATTCCAACTTTAAGAAgccataaaaatatattattatatgctATTCCTCTGTTGAAGATTATAACATTTAATTCCTTTGATCTTCAGCTGTCAGTGATTATAAACAATCTCTTCagtttcaaaatttaaatgagGAGAAGAGAAATATACATATGGAGGTGCAATTTCATAGCGCTAGAAGTTCCTCTTCacttgaaattttcttttcatttgttatttttactCATTCTTTTGTCTTTTACTATGAAATGTTTCTGCAGGTTATTAGAGGTGGGAAAAGAGTTGATGTTTCCATATATGATCTTGTTGTTGGGGATGTTGTGCCCCTCAACATTGGTGACCAGGTAGGTACATCAGCTCTATGTTCTTCTAATATATTTCACTTCCAGCTTCTTTGGCATATTGTGTTGACTCTTTGAATACATCTTTAGGTACCTGCTGATGGAATTCTAATTACTGGTCACTCTCTTGCAATTGATGAATCAAGCATGACTGGGGAAAGCAAGATTGTATGCCCCTTCCAACTTATCCATAAGTTTGTGAATTGGTTAATGGTGCCctgtttattatatgtgattaTTAATTCTGCAGGTACACAAGAATTCTAGAGAACCATTTCTAATGTCTGGATGTAAAGTGGCAGATGGTAGTGGCACCATGCTGGTATAGTTCattttgtttctctttgcCAAGCCCAGTTTTTTATCAACctctttaatttcttataggCAATTTATGAAGCTATTTTAGGTTGGATCTTAGCAAATAATTGGTTTGAGCAAGCACTTCTCTCTGTTTCTTCATGAGCGACTTGTGCTTTCCTGCTGATTTTCAGTACTGCAACCAAACAACATATAATAAACTGTTTTCTCAACCAATGTATGTGCAGAATAATTTCAGTGGAAGGTTATTGTGCATGAAACAAACTAATTGTGGCCTTGGCCTTTCTTAGAGTTATTTGGATATAATCTGATGGATGTCTGCAGATGTATTCTATCAATTACCTTGTATAGATAAGGCACCTGGATACTTCAACTATTTTGAAATGTTCTAGCTGCTAGTTTTTGATCTGTCAAAAGACTCCGCGCATTAGTTGCTGCGATAATAGTCCTGTAGTTATGCCTTTTTTGAAAAGCTTTGTAGTCTAAAAGGGGGAAAAGGAAAACAGAAAACGAGATACCTGAAGAAAGAGGTTTGGGACTGAATGCATTTCTGTAGGCTAATGGATTTGCAAACCATTACTTCTGGACTTATTGGAAgattttcacatattttaatatgttcagGCTATTTAAGTCTTTAAGATCTATTTCCTCCCTTTCGATATGAATGGGCAAAGGAGAAAGGGGGAAAAACACTGAACGTGGAAGAGGTTTAAGATCGAATCAGTTATTATGAGCTAATAGATTTATGAAATTATGGTTTACTTGCTGAAGAAAGCATCTTATTTGAACCCTCATCAACAAAGTTTAATGTGTTCTTGGTTGAGGATATTTTACAATGTACGTGGTCCTGTATTGAGGCTTTGGGCTAGGATATTGTAAAAGTTAGAAATCCAGATTTAATAGTGAGGGCGTTGACCATCATACTGGGGTTTATTTGTGCCTGCTTGCATGGATGTCGGCAACAAGAAGGTGCCATGTATTTCCTTTCCCCTTTGTAAGATGAGTCTTGGTATTCTATTGTCCCTCTCACCTCACCTCATGAGACTAAAAGGTCTATTTTTTTGGGTTCAGTTTTAGTTGATTATTTTCACTAGATTTTTTTCTAGTTGATAAACTCTTGGCCTGGCAATTGTGATGATATATTTAGCTAGGTCTGtcaatatatgtatatgttgTCATTTCCTTTTTCCTAATTGGCACCAAGTCCATTGGATCTGATATTACAGAGTCCTCACCTTTTCTCTATGTTCTGTTATTTTGTGATTTTCCTGGAACTACATGGATGGTGCTCACTTCTGTTTAGAGATAGTTAGAATCATTAGGCGGCAGCAATGCAATCTTTCTTGTTTAGATATTGTTAGAATCTTTAGTATATTGccttcttttgaaaaaattatcattcagTTATGACCGTCACACATTAGTTTATACGAAAAGGAATTATTGCAACaaatgttgttttctactcgacataaatttgaaaaaacttcttcttttccATTTAGCATAATAAAGGAACAAAAATTAAGAGACCTTGGTGGTCTCAACTTGTCTTCATGgtttcaatattttctttttccaggTGACAAGTGTGGGGATTAACACTGAATGGGGGTTACTTATGGCTAGCATTTCAGAAGATACTGGTGAAGAAACACCGTTGCAGGTTGCTCTTCTCATTATTTCTGCAATTTCATTTTTCCTAGTTAAGTTCGGTATTATAATCTCGGCTTATTTGTGATTAATGCTGGTAGGTGCGCTTGAATGGGGTTGCGACCTTCATTGGGATTGTTGGATTGACAGTAGcttttcttgtcttgattgtcCTTATAGTTAGGTAACTGAGCTCTCTGTTGCTGCCTCTGCCTCTGGGTGTTTCCACGTTTgcatttgtttttatttttttgtaatttgtttTGCAACAGATTCTTTACAGGCCATACAAAGAATGCAGATGGAAGTCGTCAGTTTACAGCTGGTAAAACCAGTGTTGGTGATGCAGTGGATGGAGCCATTAAAATTCTTACTGTTGCGGTATGTGAACTTCTGATGAAATGCTCTTCATATGTGCATTTCTGGTGGTCAGCTAATGTTTGAAGTTCTTTTAGGTAACCATTGTTGTAGTTGCAGTGCCTGAAGGGCTTCCCTTGGCTGTTACTTTAACGTAAGTTTCTTTATATAGAATTTCTCTATACCCTGTTCAGCACTCTTTGATTTTAAGatgagttattattttttctttcaaagttTCTCTTTCATTATCATTTGTGATTGTGTGGGTTATTGGTTTTTGTAGCAGATTAATTTCCAACTTTCTTTAAGGCAGATTATGATTCTGAATTTGCTGCTTCCATTGTGATATTTACAATTTACTTTGCaacttttttcaaaaattttctttctgaTGCAGGCTTGCCTACTCTATGAGAAAAATGATGGCAGATAAAGCCTTGGTAGGTTGATTTTAGTTTGTCAGTTTTTTTTCTCCTCTTCAACTTTCACCACCTGTGCTAAATAGAGGTTGTACTGCAGGTGCGTAGGCTTGCAGCCTGTGAAACCATGGGCTCTGCAACAACCATTTGCAGTGACAAAACTGGAACTTTGACCTTGAATCAGGTAAATTATAATGCAGATTTAGCATAGTATGAACTTTGAaggtttatatattttcattgtAAAGTGGGTGTATGTGGAGAATGGGTCACCACATTAGATATTTCTAGAGATGCATGAAGTTCATTTGCATATGAATACTTTTCCTTTATGTAGTTAAATTTCCTAGAGCCATATAATGGAATAGTAACCGGTTTCCTGTTGTGAATTTCTGTTTGATCTCCTCAAGAGTTCATACCTGGTTTCAAACCATTTTAATAATGAGTGCCTGTTAATATTGAGTGGGTgtgttttgaaagaaaatgttCAGCTGCATGTTTGATTTGTTCTGAGGAAAGAGTTTGTTGCTGCACCTTTTCTGTTGGGCCATCTGTTATATGGAGGTGTACATAAAGTCTTCCTATATTTTCCACCTGCTTGAATGAGCAatgtgtttcttttatttacagATGACTGTTGTTGATGCTTATGTTGGTGGTAAAAAAATTGATCCCCCGGATAACAAGTCACAACTGTCTCCTAACCTGTTCTCCTTACTGATTGAAGGCGTGTCGCAGAACACAAATGGAAGTGTTTTTATTCCTGAGGTAcaaatatatagttttttctatatttatttgtattcgTATCTTTACTTTCTAACTACAATGAAAGAAAgcagaaaatccagctattATAGCATCACTGGAATCATGATGAGTCATTCCTTTTTGGCAGGATGGAGGAGAGACTGAGGTTTCTGGATCGCCAACAGAAAAAGCTATTCTTGTTTGGGGAGTCAAGGTTTCTTTTATGACTTAAATCTTTTTTGCCAGTGGTGAACTATAAGTTTCTAAACTCAGAATGGTTCTTTGCTCATAGCTGGGGATGAATTTTCAAGCCTCCCGATCAGAATCAACTATTATTCATGTTTTCCCATTCAACTCTCAGAAAAAAAGAGGCGGTGTGGCACTGCAATTGGTAATTTTGCTGGATTGCATCATAGTTTAGGGATAGCTGTTTTTTAGAAATGAAACAATATTTTCTAGTAATTTTCAGAttgattttggaaaaaataaacttaactGGCCTTTAAACTTAAGAGTGGCGGGTTCAAAGGCTAGATATTGAGGTACTTAGTATTCTAAGTGGTCGAATTGCCATTGAGTTGTTTTTAGTGATGAAACAACATTTTCTAGTAATTTTCGGAttgattttggaaaaaataaacttaactGGCCTTTAAACTTAAGAGTGGCGGGTTCAAAGGCTAGATATTGAGGTACTTAGTATTCTAAGTGGTCGAATTGCCATTGAGTTACTCTTAACTGTCTGTCAGATTTGCTTCCCCAATATCTggcctatttttcttttctgttatcTTAGTTGAGCTGATCGTGATGATTTTAAAAGAATGGACCAAACTAACATTGCAAAATTTTGTTCTTCTATGGATTAAGAAACTCAATTATCTTTTACAGGAGTCGtttggatatatttgttaagcAAAACATGAATAGCTAAATTATAAagcatttatttataaagcatttatttatttatcttttgattttcttgtatttgttAAGACTTCCTTCAATAATAATGTTACAGAATAGCCTTTATATGTGTATTCCTTAACCTTCTGGATATCTATGTTACTTATGGACTTTTgccaataaaaatataaatgcttTTTGGCCAAACTAGAATCATAGTAAATGCAATGATTAAAATCTGTTCTGCTGTTGCAATTCAGTGActtcttttccaaaattctGTTGTATTTTACAGCCTGATTCTGAAGTGCATATACATTGGAAGGGGGCTGCCGAAATAGTTTTAGCCTCCTGCACAACATACATGGATGGAAATGATCAACTAGTACCGTTGGATGATGAAAAGGTTTCTCCAAATGCTTATGTTCTGAAAGTTCCATTTGTTAGAAATAGTTGGTTGTAGTCCTCCTGTGTCTAATTGCTATACTAAACATTTTAGACaagtttttttcttgtttgtttttgttagaagttatatttattctaCATTGCTCGTTATTGGGCTGTTATAGTGTATATAAGTGGATTGGACACCCTCTTTCTTTGAGTTAGCTTTTGGGAATGAGTTCTAGCCAAGCCCATTtatcatggtatcagagccggCCTTTGGTCTGCGATGATGGGTATGAACCCAGCCCGTTTATATGACACACTAAGCGTGAGGGAGGGTGTTTGAAGTTATATTTATCCCATAATGCTCGGTTATTGGGCTGTTATAGTGTATATAAGTGGATTGGGCACCCTCTTcctttgagctagcttttggGAATGAATCCTACTCAAGCCCATTTATCAGTTTTAAATCTTACAAAAGAGGCTTCTATTATTTTTGGTTTCATGTATGATATTTTAGACGATACCATGTGAAAAACTGGCTACTCTTTGCAGgctttatttttcaagaaatctATTGAAGATATGGCAGCTCACAGTTTGCGTTGTATTGCTATTGCTTATCGACCTTATGAGATGGATAAAATTCCAGTTAATGAACAAGACCTGACTCAATGGCAGTTGCCTGAGGATAATCTTGTGTTGCTAGCTATAGTTGGCTTAAAGGTACTAATTTTGATTGAACTTATAGGGATGCCTGTTTTGATGgttcaatttatttctttttctgctttttgggttttgttgtcttatttattttggtcATTCTTTTATTTCGTTTTATTTTTGCTGACATTAGGATTTAACAATTTACAAAATGCCAGATAAGACTCTTAATGTTGTCACATTGTCCTGTAGACCCATTTTGCATGTGTTGTAATATAACTACCTTATTGCATGAACCCTTGCACAATCTAATTGtgcatatttataatttaatcttatcAAAGATAATTACTGAAtgatgattttttaatttgtaatatagTGATCTTGAAACGATACTGTAATTGGTCACTGAGGCAAATGTGAAATGAAGCAACAGTAGCATTATCATTCTTTAACCAAAAAAGTCTATTCCTTAAGGTATTTTagaatctttttcttattttattcttgaCAAAACAATTAACTTCGTCTGCAAACACAGTAGAGCTTCAATAGAAgggaaaaggaaataaaatcaGAACACATAAAACTGAAGCAATGGTTAATCCATTTTCTTGTACACTCTGCATCTATCTATCGCACAGAAACACATATGCGGACACATATGTATATGTAGTTAGTACAACATTTCAATATTATGTGATTCTTTCATTTATTACAAAGGCATTTGAACTAATTCCGTTGCAAACATCtttatttgtaataattttattgcaaTTTTCCAATTGTTAGTAGAGTTAACAAGTTCAATCTTCTATGGGATAAATTACATTGGAAACTGAACTTGCcacatttcttttttggaaaaagaattttaatttttttaatattcaaatatgaATTTCACTGCATTTAGCAgcatttttagaattttactCGTAGAGTTATGGCATAAAGATCTCTTTTGGGTTGCTTATGTGGCATCTAAGTATAATAAGTTTAGTAAAATTAGAATTGAAGTTGTTGCTTGCATATGGATTTCACAAAGATTTGTAGATGCTCCGAGCATCACCCAAGAATGTAAAGACCTGTTTAGCATAATAATTTGTTTTGAGACTCAATGCAGGACCCTTGTCGCCCTGGAGTCAAAGAAGCTGTGCAACTATGTCAAGATGCTGGTGTGAAGGTATGCTTATGATGCCAAAGTTAATTGAAATAGTGAAGACATTCTATTGTGATTATGTCTTTAATGAGAATTTCTCAGTTCATTGTGGTATTGTCTGTCCTTTGTCTTTccaatttatgattttattttgggaAAAGGTGCATTTTTACCCCCCATGTTTCTTGTGTTGAGTAGATTAgcctctaaaatatttttcggCACAAATAAACCCTTAAACTAATGAAAACCTTGAATCTATACCCCTCTCCCAACTTAATATTTAACAGATACTAACCCtgttaataattaaacataaaatatacttaaaatgATAATGTagcattataaaataaataattaattaaaaataaaacaaaaaatattacaattatttcttttcaccCTTACCCACCTCTACTATGGGTACCACCACAACCACTGACACCACCGGCCATGGTAGTGGTTCTCTCAACTGCAAATCAGGCCCATTCTTTGGTGTTTGGTTCTCTCTAATCCTTGCTCAtgtatcttttttctttatctcaCTGCTCATCACCACTTTCTATTAAATCCCTCTTGGTCTCGTGGCCGCTTGCTTTCTAATCAGTGTTTGGGCTTCTCTTTAGTTCAAGTGTCTTCAGCTTGACAACCATGGCTGCTTAATGAATTAAAGTCGTAGAAGTAAACAACTCTCTGTTTTACTGGTGACAAAGGATCAATGGTTACGATATGGCTGGCATATGCCGGAAAATGAAGATACTTTCATTTCAAATCTTCAAAGAATCATTCAATTCCTGCATCAATTGAACGGCTTACCCACTCTCTTCCGTTCAAGTGTCTACTCTTTGCACTATGCTTTTAGTGAACGGTTTGAAGTTCAAACTGCagaattcaaatttttgaAGCTTTTGGAGTTGATAATCATAGGATTCAGAtctgtaataataataatgaggaGGACGACGATTGCAGTTTTGAGGTTCCTATTTTGGATGGTTCGGTGAAAAAATGGGTGCAGGGAGGATCGAGGATGCTAGTTTAGTATAGGCAGTTGATGAATGGGGAAATAAAAGAGAGATTGTCTTTGTATTTGATTGAATCAGTTTTTGTTGCATGTCCTTCCGAAAAACAACATGGGATTGATTTTCTCAGGTTTATTAATCAACTTTCTGTCAGTGTGTTAATCAACTTTCTGTCAGTGTGTTCTTTCTTTAAGATAATTCTTACATTAAAGAAATAGCCTCATCAAGAACTTTTTGCGTATATGAAGAGGTttggttttgtatttttgCATTAGTGGGTAAATTCTTTTAGTATGATCGCCTGAGTTGTGAGTACTATTTGTAGTTGAGAACCACTAGCATGACTGGTGATGGTAGTGGTTGTGGCGGCAGTGACGGTGGAGGGTGGGTAAGGGTGAAAACAAGTAATTGCattctcttttgttttatctttaatGAATTATGTAAATAATGTGTTAGCCAATCACTCATTGACAcataaattgttatttttttatttttaattacagCGGGTGATTATATTTCACATCATCATTTTTAACATTTcttatgtttaattattaatagagTTAGTGTCTGTTAAATATTAAGTTGGGAGAAGGGCATAGATTCAAGGTTTTCATTAGTTTAAGGATTTATTTGCTCCTATAAATAGTTTTGGGGCTAATCTGCTCTATGCACGAAACTTTATGGGCAAAAATGCACCTTCTccctttaatttttcttttcagttcTGATGTTTccttaagaaaaaaactacATGGTTATCCTTTTGGGAATTGCAATTAGATACAAACCCAGTATTGCATTCTTGCAATTATTGTTAACTTCAGCACACTAATATTGCAACTTACAATAGTAATTTGAAGAAGTCTTAAATTATCTTTACTTCTCCATAGGTGCGCATGGTCACTGGTGATAATATTCAAACTGCTAGAGCAATTGCTTTGGAATGTGGGATTCTAGGTTCAGATGAAGATGCAGTGGAGCCTATTCTTATTGAAGGAAAAGTTTTTCGGGCCTACTCAGATGAAGAAAGGGAAAAAGTTGCCGAGAGGATATCTGTATGACCATGGATCTATCTTAAAAGTTCTTTTTGTATCTTCATATGCCTATTCATGTCGTAATAGTATTACTTGTGGTGGTaggtatgttagaactttatGCTTGACCTAATTGGATGTGTAGGTAATGGGACGATCTTCTCCGAATGACAAGCTTCTGCTTGTGCAAGCATTGAGAAAGAGGAAACATGTTGTTGCCGTAACTGGGGATGGTACAAATGATGCACCTGCTTTGCATGAGGTTTGTTTGGTTCTTATCCTTAAAACTCATGAACTATTTTATGTCGGAGAGCATTTCTTTAGGCAACTTGTTAGGATAAAACACTTATCCTGGCAATCGTGCTATTGTAACTTGGTTTATTATCACCTGAAGCTCTAGATATTTGGTGTTTGTCTTTTTGTTGACGAGTCTCAACATTTGGCTAATCTTATACAACAATGATCattctatatttttgttttcttcaatCTTTTGTGCATCTAAACTCggtgttttttatttttatcttttacttatttaaagTGTTGTTATTCTTGTAGTCAATTAAATGTTATggttaacattttattttcagGCGGATATTGGCCTTTCAATGGGGATTCAAGGAACAGAAGTTGCCAAGGAGAATTCAGATATTATTATCCTGGATGATAACTTTGCATCAGTTGTGAAGGTTAgctatgtttatatatttccctgactttaatttgattatttgaaCTTTGAAGTATTTTCCAGAGATCCAACTACTGTATCAGGATTAGAATCAGGCTTTTGTAACCATATTTCCCAAATGTTACATTAATGAGGTCCCAGCATGCTATTctgcatttcatatataattgaaCCCTTCTGTTAGTTTGATGATTGAGAATAAAACTTCTCTTCAACTAATACAATGTAAAATGTTTTTGAATCTGTGAAACTGTCAATAATTTAGGGTATCTGTTTTATGTAGGTTGTACGATGGGGTAGATCCGTATATGCAAATATTCAGAAATTTATCCAGTTTCAGCTTACTGTTAATGTTGCTGCTCTCATTATAAATGTTGTAGCTGCAGTTTCATCTGGTGATGTCCCATTAAATGCTGTTCAGGTTTGTGctctctctcattcttgaCTATAAAAAAAGGTCAcagatacaaaagaaaaagggactAACTAATACTCCTTTTCTGTCTGACTtggtttccttttcttcttgtaCAGCTTCTCTGGGTTAACCTTATCATGGATACTCTTGGAGCGCTGGCATTGGCAACTGAACCACCTACGGATCATTTAATGCATAGGCCTCCTGTTGGTCGCAGgtaaaaattattacaagGGC is a window encoding:
- the LOC8258078 gene encoding calcium-transporting ATPase 10, plasma membrane-type isoform X1 produces the protein METIFKGSPYTRRHDLEAGGSRSIDDDDSSSPFDIPNTKNASIERLRRWRQAALVLNASRRFRYTLDLKKEEEKQQILRKIRAHAQVIRAAYRFKAAGEQANGTIESQSIPKGDFGIGQEKLSTITRDHKLDELEEIGGVKGLSNLLKTNIEKGVHGDDADLLKRKNAFGSNTYPQKKGRSFWMFLWEAWQDLTLIILMVAAVASLVLGIKTEGIKEGWYDGASIAFAVILVIVVTAVSDYKQSLQFQNLNEEKRNIHMEVIRGGKRVDVSIYDLVVGDVVPLNIGDQVPADGILITGHSLAIDESSMTGESKIVHKNSREPFLMSGCKVADGSGTMLVTSVGINTEWGLLMASISEDTGEETPLQVRLNGVATFIGIVGLTVAFLVLIVLIVRFFTGHTKNADGSRQFTAGKTSVGDAVDGAIKILTVAVTIVVVAVPEGLPLAVTLTLAYSMRKMMADKALVRRLAACETMGSATTICSDKTGTLTLNQMTVVDAYVGGKKIDPPDNKSQLSPNLFSLLIEGVSQNTNGSVFIPEDGGETEVSGSPTEKAILVWGVKLGMNFQASRSESTIIHVFPFNSQKKRGGVALQLPDSEVHIHWKGAAEIVLASCTTYMDGNDQLVPLDDEKALFFKKSIEDMAAHSLRCIAIAYRPYEMDKIPVNEQDLTQWQLPEDNLVLLAIVGLKDPCRPGVKEAVQLCQDAGVKVRMVTGDNIQTARAIALECGILGSDEDAVEPILIEGKVFRAYSDEEREKVAERISVMGRSSPNDKLLLVQALRKRKHVVAVTGDGTNDAPALHEADIGLSMGIQGTEVAKENSDIIILDDNFASVVKVVRWGRSVYANIQKFIQFQLTVNVAALIINVVAAVSSGDVPLNAVQLLWVNLIMDTLGALALATEPPTDHLMHRPPVGRREPLITNIMWRNLLIQAAYQVIVLLVLNFHGKSLLGLKNDDPEHANKVKDTLIFNAFVLCQIFNEFNARKPDELNVFDGITKNHLFMGIVAVTLVLQVIIIEFIGKFTSTVRLNWKQWVISLVIAFISWPLALVGKLIPVPETPLHKFFSRCFRRGNSQSDSV
- the LOC8258078 gene encoding calcium-transporting ATPase 10, plasma membrane-type isoform X2, producing METIFKGSPYTRRHDLEAGGSRSIDDDDSSSPFDIPNTKNASIERLRRWRQAALVLNASRRFRYTLDLKKEEEKQQILRKIRAHAQVIRAAYRFKAAGEQANGTIESQSIPKGDFGIGQEKLSTITRDHKLDELEEIGGVKGLSNLLKTNIEKGVHGDDADLLKRKNAFGSNTYPQKKGRSFWMFLWEAWQDLTLIILMVAAVASLVLGIKTEGIKEGWYDGASIAFAVILVIVVTAVSDYKQSLQFQNLNEEKRNIHMEVIRGGKRVDVSIYDLVVGDVVPLNIGDQVPADGILITGHSLAIDESSMTGESKIVHKNSREPFLMSGCKVADGSGTMLVTSVGINTEWGLLMASISEDTGEETPLQVRLNGVATFIGIVGLTVAFLVLIVLIVRFFTGHTKNADGSRQFTAGKTSVGDAVDGAIKILTVAVTIVVVAVPEGLPLAVTLTLAYSMRKMMADKALVRRLAACETMGSATTICSDKTGTLTLNQMTVVDAYVGGKKIDPPDNKSQLSPNLFSLLIEGVSQNTNGSVFIPEDGGETEVSGSPTEKAILVWGVKLGMNFQASRSESTIIHVFPFNSQKKRGGVALQLPDSEVHIHWKGAAEIVLASCTTYMDGNDQLVPLDDEKALFFKKSIEDMAAHSLRCIAIAYRPYEMDKIPVNEQDLTQWQLPEDNLVLLAIVGLKDPCRPGVKEAVQLCQDAGVKVRMVTGDNIQTARAIALECGILGSDEDAVEPILIEGKVFRAYSDEEREKVAERISVMGRSSPNDKLLLVQALRKRKHVVAVTGDGTNDAPALHEADIGLSMGIQGTEVAKENSDIIILDDNFASVVKVVRWGRSVYANIQKFIQFQLTVNVAALIINVVAAVSSGDVPLNAVQLLWVNLIMDTLGALALATEPPTDHLMHRPPVGRREPLITNIMWRNLLIQAAYQVIVLLVLNFHGKSLLGLKNDDPEHANKVKDTLIFNAFVLCQIFNEFNALSLSLSLSLSLHVLTHKVSIIGALTYFRLASSYNSCVPCLGLNSS